In a genomic window of Coregonus clupeaformis isolate EN_2021a chromosome 27, ASM2061545v1, whole genome shotgun sequence:
- the LOC121542048 gene encoding regulatory factor X-associated protein, translated as MSEEESSTTAGNNNKDSSISLLLTKDGQTYYVDKSGVVDSRNVVTPQESDNNMFSYDMDDADEESDVLDTSDPRDSAASPEELNDEEGFGESENVSKTCTYDGCTETTTQVAKQRKPWMCKKHRNKMYKDKYKKKKSDQAMSSGKQDESLEERPVSVNKQRLGTMGDRPARPSLIEQVLNQKRLSLLRSPEVIRFLQQQQRLLTTQSHSQSQPDFQGC; from the exons ACAAGGACTCGAGCATTTCGCTGCTATTAACCAAGGACGGACAGACGTACTACGTTGACAAGAGCGGTGTTGTCGACAGCAGAAATGTAGTCACGCCGCAAGAATCGGACAATAACATGTTCTCGTACGACATGGATGATGCCGACGAGGAGAGCGATGTTTTGGACACCTCGGACCCCCGTGACAGCGCTGCGAGCCCCGAAGAACTCAACGACGAAGAAGGGTTCGGGGAGAGCGAAAACGTGTCGAAGACGTGCACGTACGACGGTTGTACGGAGACCACGACCCAGGTAGCCAAGCAGCGGAAGCCGTGGATGTGTAAGAAGCACCGAAACAAGATGTACAAAGACAAGtacaagaagaagaagagcgATCAGGCTATGTCCAGCGGGAAACAAGAT GAGAGCTTGGAGGAGAGGCCTGTGTCTGTGAACAAGCAGCGTCTCGGCACCATGGGGGACCGACCGGCCAGACCCTCCCTCATCGAACAGGTGCTCAACCAGAAGAGACTG tctctgctgagGAGTCCTGAGGTCATCAGGTTTCTACAGCAGCAGCAGCGTCTCCTGACCACCCAAAGTCACAGCCAATCGCAGCCTGACTTCCAGGGCTGCTAA